CTATTACTTTAAAGCTGCTAATAATTTCTCTGCTACTACTTCTGATGAAGCAGGGTTCTGACCTGTTATAAGATTTCCATCTTGTACAGCGTAAGAAGCCCAATCTTCTTTCTTAGAATAGATTCCGCCATTTTCTTGTAGCATGTCTTCTACTAAGAAAGGAACAACCTCAGTTAGTTGAACAGCTGCTTCTTCACTATTTGCGAAACCAGTAACCTTTTTACCATTTACTAAAGCTTTACCATCTTTTCCTTTTACACCTTTTAAAGCTGCAGGAGCGTGACATACAAAAGCAATTGGTTTTTCTTGTTCATTGAATGTTTCAATCAATTTGATTGAAGTAGCGTCGTTTGCTAAATCCCATAACGGTCCGTGACCACCTGGGTAGAAAACTGCATCAAAATCAGAAGCATTTACATCAGCTAATTTTTTAGTGTTGTTGATAACACTCTGAGCATCTTTATCTTCTTTATAACGCTTTGTATCTTTTGTCTGAGCATCTTCTGAATCACTACTTGGATCAATTGGTGCTTGACCACCTTTTGGTGTAGCCACTGTAATTTCAGCCCCTTTATCTAATAATGCGTAATACGGAGCTGCAAACTCTTCAATCCAAAATCCTGTTTTCTTTCCTGTGTCTCCTAATTGATCATGAGACGTTAATACAAATAATATTTTCATTGTTTTTTGTTTTTAAGTTATTGATTTATAGCAAGTCTTTTATTTAGACTTTAACTATCATTTTTCCTTTATTTTTACCATCCATCATATCTAAGAACGCTTGTGGGGTATTCTCAAATCCTTCAACAACAGTTTCTTTATACTTTAATTTACCTTCACCTAACCAAGTTGCTAATTGCTTCATAGCTACGGGGAATTTATCTGCGTAGTTAGAAACAATAAATCCTTGCATTAATGCACTATTCTTAACCAAGAAAGGTTGTACAGCAACTGCCATTGGTATTTCTGTTTTATTGTAAACAGAAATAGCACCACAGATGATAATACGTGCAAACTGATTTATATTGAATAAAACAGCATCGGAAATTGGTCCGCCAACATTATCAAAATAGATATCCACTCCGTTTGGTGCCGCTTCTTTAATGGCGGCTTTCATATCCTTAGTAGTTTTATAATTGATACCATGATCAAACCCAAATTCAGATTTCAACATATCAATCTTTTCATCTGTACCAGCAATACCAATAACATTAAGTCCAAGTATTTTACCGATCTGACCCACAACACTACCAACGGCACCTGCAGCACCTGAAACAACTAAAGTTTCACCTTTTTTTGGTTTTCCTATTTCGTGAAGTCCTAAAAAGGCAGTTAAGCCAGTCATACCAACAATACCTAAATATGCACTTAATGGTGCTTTACTTTTATCTATTTTTTGTAAGCCTTCGCCAGTAGAAATTTGCTTCTCTTTCCATTGCAATAAGCCTGATACGAAATCACCTTTTTTGAATTTGTCGTTCTTGGTTTCAATAACTTCTGCTACCACCCCGGAGCTTATTGGTTCATCTAACTTAAAAGGTGGTACATACGATTTAGCATCGCTCATACGACCTCTTAAATAAGGGTCTACAGAAATATATTTTGCTTCTAACAATAATTGACCATCAGAAATACTAGGATTTACATCAGATTCAACAAATTCAAAGTCAGAAAGGGTAGGAGTACCTACCGGACGTTTTTTTAAATTAATGGACTTATTCATAAGTTATTATTTAAATTTTATGCTAAATTATTGCCTAAGAGATATGTAATAATTAGTGCTTTTACAAGTATGCTTTCATGTAACTGATTGCAAACTTCCAATCTTTTTTTCTTAGACAGTTCAAAGATATTACAAAAAAAGAATGAACATTCATTTTTTAACAAAGGTTTATAAAAGGTGTTTCTTTTTTGGATTAAAAAAAAGCATCTGTTACGATGCTTTTTAGTTCATGCTGCAATCTATTCCATTATTGTAATGGCTTTCACATTCACAAATTCTTTCATTCCAAATCCTCCATGTTCTCTTCCGTAACCTGAATCTTTTACACCACCAAAAGGCATCATTGGGTTTGCTAATCCGAAGGAATTTATAAATACCATACCCGTGTCAAAATGCTTTTCAGCCAATTCAATTGCCTTATCAACATCTTTAGAAAAGATTCCGCCGCCTAATCCAAATCTGCTATCATTAGCGATACGCATGGCATCTTCATTGTCCTTTGCTTTAATTAATGAAGCAACCGGTCCGAATAGCTCATCATCATATGCTGGTTGACCTGGCGTTACATTGCCTAATACCGTGGCAGGGTAGAAGTAGCCTTCCCCTTCAGGAATTTTTCCGCCACATAAAATTTCAGCACCTTTATCAACACTTTCTTCAAGCTGTTCGTGAATCTTTTTCCTTAAATCTTCACGAGCCATTGGTCCTAGTTCCGTTTCCTCTTTTTTGGGATCACCTACTTTTAAGGCATCCATAGCCTTTACGAATTTCTCTTTAAACTCGTCATACACTTTTTCTGTAGCAACAAATCTTTTAGCCGCAATACAGGTTTCTCCATTATTATAAATACGACCCATTACACTTTTTTCAACAGCCAAATCAATATCTGCATCATCTAACACCAAGTAGGCATCATTACTACCCAATTCTAATACTGTCTTTTTCAATTGTGCACCAGCCAATTCGCCAATTTTTTCTCCTGCTACCGGACTACCGGTTAAGGTAACACCTCTAATTAATTTATGTTCTATAATCGCATTAGACTGCTCATGATCAATAACCATGACATTGAATAAATTCTCAGGTAGACCAGCTGTATCAAATATAGATTTCAACAATTTTGCCGTACCTGTAACGTTAGATGCATGTTTTAGCAAAATACTGTTACCAGCCATTAAGTTAACAATAGTATATCTTAATACTTGATAACTTGGGTAGTTCCATGGTTGAATACCATATATAATTCCCATGGGTGAATAGGTTATAATTCCTCTTCCTCCATCGGATAATTTTCTTTCTTCATTTTTTAAAAATTCTGGAGCGTTCTCTGCAGAATAATCGCAAATTGATGTACAAAGGTCGACTTCATGCTCGCTTTGAGATAAAAGTTTACCCATTTCATCGGTCATTAACTCTGCTAGCTCTTTCTTATAATTCTGTAATTCTTTACCTATAGATTTTATAATCTCGCCGCGTTCTTCAATGGATTTCATTTTCCATTTCAAAAATGCTTTTTGAGAGTTTTGGATGCTTTCTTCCACCTGATCATCTGTCATATATGTGTATGTGGACAGTGTTTTTCCTGTAGTAGGGTTAATTGTTTTGAATGTATCTTGTTTTGTTGTCGTAGACATAATTTGTTTTTAAATTTTATTTATTGTTGTTCACTTGGTACCAAATACACATCATTGATGTTTACTCTATTTGGTTGTGTTAAAACATAGTAGATGCTGTTAGCAATATCTTCTGCTTCTAAGGTTTCCATCTTTTGCATTTCTTTCATCATCTCTTTAATATCCTCATCGCTAATGGTGCTTGTCAAATTAGTAGCCACTGCACCAGGTTCTATAGAGGTGATATTAATTCCGTATTTCGGTGCCAATTCTTGACGCAGTCCTTCTGAAAACATTTTCACTGCAGATTTGGTTGCACAGTACACTGCACCACCTGGAAAATATCTATTTGCAGCCATTGAAGAAATATTAATGATATTACCGCCTTTGTTAGCTTTTAGCTCTGGTAATACTGCAGCAACTCCGTTCAGGACTCCTTTGATATTCACATCTACCATCTTATCCCACTCGTCAGTTTTAAGTTTTTCAACAAATGATAAAGGCATTAATCCTGCGTTGTTTATTAAACCTGATATTTTACCGTATTTGCGTTTAGTTTTAGAAACAACATTTTCGAAATCTGCTTTCTTTGTTACATCGCCCGCTACCACTAAGGCTTCTCCGCCTTTTTCAATAATGTCAGATTTCAGGTCGTTTAACTCATCTTCGCTTCTCGCCATTAAAACAACCTTAACTCCATTTTCAGCTAGTTTTATTGCTGTTGCTTTGCCAATTCCGCTTGATGCTCCCGTTATTATAATTACTTTATCTTCTAATTTCATAGTGTATTAATTTTGATTTGAAGACAAGTTAATAGGTATGAAATGACTCTTTTAGCTAGATTAAATGAAGTATTGACGGATATGGAAATGAGGTAAGATTGAAACTTTACGAGTCAAAAAAACCAGCGAAATAGAACCCTCTGGCAAGTACACAAGTAATTACACTAGCAATATGATTATTGCTATGTATAATAATAGGAAGGATATTCAGTGGTCATAAAGCACATGACCGCAAGCTCTATCATAGCATGTACAGCAATGCTTTAAGTTGTTCTAGACCTGAAAAAAAGTAGAAAACAGACAATTATCGACACCTCTATATCGTCGGCAACACGGTTAATTAAAAAAAAAGATTGTTTAAGCACTTGCTGTTGGTGTGCAAGACGCTCTTTTCAATAACATATATTCTCCCTTTGTTTTAAAATCACGAATAGATGAACCTGTATAACGTTTAAAAGTTTTTGAAAGATGACTTACATCGGTAAAACCTAAATCATCTGCAATTTGTGTTAATGTGTAATCTGAATTTAAAAGCCGAATCTCTACTAACTTCAGTTTTGCCTTAATGATATATTCTCGCAAAGACATGCTCACTTGCTTTTTAAAATATTCGCTTACATATGTAGGTGACATCATAAAAACATCGGCTAAATTTTCAACTTTCAATAATTCAGTCTTGTCAATATTGATATTAATATAAGTCAGCATCTTAGTAATTCTTTCATCAGAATTGTTCTTTGGTAATTCAAAGTAGTTGCTCTTTTTAATATTGCGAATTAAGATTTCTAAAATACTAGTCATTAAACTAGTGACTAGGTTTATTGATTCTTCTCCATAATTTCTAGATTCTTGAAGAATCATACCAATTAGGTTTTCTAAATAGCTTCTATCTAATTCATTTTTAATAATATCTCCTGGTAACTGATTGTAATTAGATAATATAAACGAAGCTTCTTTAAACCACTCATTTCTATCAATGGTAATTCTGTTTGCATTCTTAAAAAATGAATCAGTAAACTTTAGAAATACAAATCTGGTAGGTTTTTCTATAGTAAAAGAATGGCATTTTAACGGAGGTAATAAAAACATACTATTCTTCCCATAGGCATAATCATTATAATTAATGCACTGTGTGCCTTGTCCATCTTTAATTAGAACCAACTCAAAAAAATTGTTCTTAACCGGGCGTTGTTTCCAATCCGTTAACTCTATTTCTTGTATTTCAAAAGGTTTGTAGGCTTCTAATACTTGCATTTTAATGGTATTTATGGAATAATAGGACAAATTTAGGCTAAAAAATAGGTTTCAAACTAATTCACTAACTCATTAACCTTTATTTATACCATTAATTCCAACATTTCAACTACAAAAAAACGCTCTAAAGCTAGTAACTTTGTTTTAGAAGGATTTCAAATAATTAGTATATCGTAAATGGATTTATTTAATCAGGCGGACTTATTTTCAAAAAACGAAGTCCGTAAAATAGAATTTGATTTACCAGGAGCTAATGTTACTTTATTCAAGAATTTCTTCAGTTTAGAAGAAAGCAATAAGCTGTATAATAGCCTATTACAAAACACCCCATGGCAGCAAGAGCAAATTACCATTCATGGAAAAGATGTAGACTATCCCAGATTAACAGCTTGGTATGGAGATGTTACCAAGGATATTAAATACACGAATACAAAAAGTACAATGCATTTATGGAATGCTGATTTACTTTTTATTAAAGAGCGAATAGAGCAGGAGGTCAATGTAAAATTTACACGTTGTTTGCTTAATTATTATAGAGATGGCAAAGACAGTGTAGATTGGCACCAAGACTATAAAGGAGACCAACGTAAAAACACAGTTATTGCTTCGGTAACTTTTGGAGAGACCAGACCTTTTCAATTAAAACATACTACCCGTAAAGATTTAAAACGTGTAGCTATTCCTTTAACTCACGGAAGCCTACTTCTAATGAAAGGTGCTACTCAAGATAACTGGAAACATAAAATACCAAAAACAAAAAAACAGATTCATCCAAGAATTAATCTTACGTTTCGGTGGATCAACTAACCTTATATTTACATACATTACGTTTTGATTGTATACTTTTAGTAAATTAAACTTAAGTAATATCCTATGAAAAAATCTTATTTAACGGTAGTCGTGCATATTTTAGCAAAAGAAGAATATAGAGAAGATGTAAAAGCGGAATTACTAAAACTTGTTGGTCCTACTAGAGGTGAAGAGGGTAATATTTCATATGACCTACATCAAGATAATTCTAACCCAAATTTATTCTTATTCCATGAGAAATGGGTTAGTCAAGAATTACTTCAAAAACATTCTCAAAGTAAACATATTGCTGAATATAAGGCTGCAACCGAAGAGAAGTTAGTTGATGTCACTTTGTTTAAAATGACAGAACTGACCAACTAACTTTGTATTAATAAAGGTTTCCCTATAAATTATTATAGTTTAATTCAATAAAATGAATTGAATCAAGTGCTTTTTGGCTTAAAATTAAGATTTCACCTCTATAAAACCTCTATTTATACCTTCTTCTCCTTTTTTTATACATTATAAAAACTTTATTTCCTATTTACCTTTGCCATATAAATAGGATTAACCTTATTAAAACATATAAAAATGAATTTACACGAAACATTAAACTGGAGATACACAACAAAGGAATACGACACCACCAAGAAAATTTCTGATGCAGATATGGCAGAAGTCAAAAACTTGTTAAGAATGAGTCCTTCAAGTGTAAACCTACAACCTTGGCATTTTATAGTTGCTGAAACTACAGAAGGTAAAGCACGCATTGCTAAGGGGACTCAAGGTTTTTTTAGTTTTAACGAGCCAAAAGTAACTAATGCTTCAGCTGTTGTTTTATTTTGTTCAAAAATTGATGCAGATGATGCCTACTATCAGCATATTGCAGATACAGAAGATGAAAGCGGAAGATTCCCTAACCAAGATATTAAAAACGGATTTTTAGGTGCTGTAAAAGCTTTTACAGGTATTCATAAATACGATTTAAAAGACTTACAACACTGGATGGAAAAGCAAGTATATCTTAACATTGGAAACTTTTTATTGGGAGTTGCAAGTTTAGGAATTGATGCTACACCAATGGAAGGTATTGATGTAAAAGCTTTGGATGAAGAATTCGGTTTAAGAGAAAAAGGATACACTTCTTTAGTAGCTGTTTCTTTAGGATATAGAGCTGAATCTGATTTTAATTCAACTGAAAAAACTCCTAAATCTAGATTACCAGAAAGTGAAATTTTCACGTTAATATAATAACACGAAGCTAATATGAAAGCAATAGGATACAAGGAGAACCTCCCAATAGAGAATGTAAAATCTCTTCAAGACATCGAAATAGATACTCCCAAAGCAAAAGGAAGAGATATTCTAGTTGAGATAAAAGCCATTTCTGTAAACCCGGCAGATTATAAAGTAAGAGCAGGTATGCCTGTTGAAGGCGATGATTGGAAAATTATTGGTTGGGATGCTACTGGGATTGTAAAAGAAGTTGGAGAAGATGTTACGTTGTTTAAGGTTGGTGACGAAGTTTGGTATGCGGGCGATTTCACGAGACAAGGAAGTTATGCTCAGTATCAAGTGGTAGATGAGCGTATTGTGGGCAAGAAACCATCTAGCTTATCTTATGCTGAAGCTGCGGCTTTACCATTAACTTCTCTTACGGCTTGGGAAATGTTGTTTGATAGATTAGAAGTTGCAACCGATGATGCCAGTAAATCTATTCTAGTAATTGGTGCTGCAGGTGGTGTTGGTTCTATTTTGGTACAATTAGCTAAGAAGCTTACAAAACTGAATATTATAGGAACGGCTTCCCGTGAAGAAACTACAGATTGGTTAAAAGAATTGGGTGCTGACTCGGTTATTAATCACAGAAATAAATTGAGTGAGGAATTTGAGAAATACAAGCTTCCTGCTCCTGATTACATCGTGAGTTTAAATGCTACCGAGCAACATGCAGACGAGATTGTAAAGGTGATAAAGCCACAAGGTAAATTCGGTTTTATTGATGACCCTAAGTCATTTAATGTCATGCCTTTTAAAGGTAAGGCTGTGTCTACTCATATTGAGTTGATGTTCACTAGTTCTATGTTCCAAACGGAAGATATGATTGAGCAACACAACATCTTAAATGAGGTTTCTAAATTGATAGACAACGGAACTATTAAAACCACTTTAGGAGAAAACTTTGGAACTATTAACGCAGAGAATATGCGTAAAGCCCATGCTTTCTTAGAAACAGGAAAAGCAAAAGGTAAAATTGTTTTAGAAGGATTTTAGACGCAATGAGTCAAATAATTTAAAAAGAAAATGAAAACTACACTTAAAATATTTCTTATAGCAGCAATTTTTGCTGGTACTTCGGCAAATGCACAGGTAAATACGATTGATTCCGTGGCAACTTCAAAAGTGCAGCATTTCAATTTTGATGAAATGGAATCGGAAACTATTGGCGAAGGTATTCAGCGTAAATGGTTTCATGGAGAAAAAGGTCAAATGACCATTTTCAATTTGGAAAAAGGGGCACATATTCCATGGCACCAACATCCTAATGAGCAGATTACCTATATCATGTCCGGTAAGGTTAAAATCAAGACTATTATCGACGGCAAAGAGGAGTTTGTTATTGTTTCTGGAGGCGAGGTAATTGTATTCCCAGAGAACATACCTCATGAGTTTTGGGCTTTAGAAAAAACGGTGGATTTAGATGTTCACGTTCCGGTTCGTCAAGATTGGTTGTCGAAAGAGTTGCCTGATTATTTAAAGAAGAGCGAATAAATAGAAAACTAATAGGATGACATCAATCAAAATGAAATATAACTTTTTAATTGCATTAGCACTAACTGTAAGTTTTTTTTTAAATGCACAAACACCAACAACAGACAATATTAAGTCTGTAAACGAAGTAGTTACCGCAGATAATGTAGAATGGAGTTGGTTAAATCCGTTGCGAGGAGATAAAAGTCCGGCTGCAGGTAAACTTTGGGGAGACCGTACAAAAAACGAACCAGCAGGGTTTTTAGTGAAATTCAAAAAAGGTTTTTCATCACCTCCACACATTCACAACATAACTTATAGAGGTGTTGTAATTAAAGGTTTGTTGCACAATGATGATGAAAATGCCGAAAAACAATGGCTTCCGGCAGGTTCTTATTGGCAGCAGCCAGCAGGCGAAGCACATATTACAGCTGCTGACGGTGAAGAAAATATGGCGTTTTTAGACATTCAAGAAGGTCCGTATTTAGTAAAACCAACATCTGAAGCTTTTGATAATGGCGAAAGACCTGTAAATGTTGATAAAACAAACTTGGTTTGGTTAAATGCTAACGACATCCAATGGGTTTCTGAAAAGAGCAATGTAAAAACTGCATTTTTATGGGGAAGTCACGAAAAAAATCAGCTACGTGCCACGCTCTTAAAACTGCCAGCTGGTTTTAACGGAAGCATAAAAAACTTAAGCCCTAATTTTAGAGCAGTGGTAATTTCTGGTGAAGTAACACATCAGTTTATTAAAAAAGATACTAAAAACGAGTTACAACCCGGTTCTTATTTTGGAGCGCAAAATGGTACTACATCAAAAATTTCAACAAAAAAAGAAACAGTTATTTATATAAGAAGCAACGGCAAATTTGAAGTAAAGTAAACGGGTTATATGCTGATTTTTTAATTGTATTAGAGATAAAAAGCTTTCTTTTTTTGGTCATAAAAATGTACCGACTCCAACTAATTAATTAAAATAGTTTTCTTGAAAAATTCTTAACCTTTAGTCATAACGGATTTGCATTAAATGACATAAAAATGTTAAAAGGGTCAAATATAATTTCAAATAAGCTATTAACTACTTAGTAATTAGTGGTTTCATTGAAGTTCTTTCTTTAAATTTATAAATATCAGTTTAATGAGATGTAGAACATAAAATTTGAAGAAATGAAAACAAATATTGGAATTACCGAGGAAAACAGATCAAAGGTTGCAGAGCATTTGTCCACCATATTGGCTGATGAATATGTGCTGTATACCAAAACTTTAAGAGCACATTGGAATTTAGAGGGTATTGATTTTCATACCAAACATGTGTTTTTTGAAGATCACTATAATGCAATTAAGGAATATATTGACGGTGTTGCAGAACGTATTAGAAAAATAGGTCATTATGCCCCTGGAACTTTAAAACAATTTTTGCAGTTAACACATTTATCGGAAGAAATAAAAGGTGATAATTTTAGCTTAAACTATATGAAAGTCTTATTAGCTGACCATGATACCATTATTGTAGAAATGAGAAAAATTATCCCTACAATAGAAGAAGATTTTGGAGACGTTGGTACTGCCGATTTTTTAACTGGACTGTTACAAGAACATGAAGAAATGGCTTGGATGTTACGTGCTAGTTTAAGCTAAAAGTATTTATACAAAAGGTATAGATTTAAATTATGCAACAAAAATACTGTCACCACATAAAAACCATTTCCAAGATTAAAACTGCTACTGAGCATATTTGTGAGGAATGTATTAAACTTGGTGATGACTGGGTGCATTTGCGTACATGTCAAGAATGTGGCGTAACGCTTTGTTGTGACGATTCTAAAAACAAACATGCTACGGCTCATTTTCATGCAACCAAGCATCCGGTTATAAGTTCGGCAGAACCTAATGAAAAATGGTTTTGGTGCTATCTTGATAATGCTTTTGCAACCTATTAAATCAAACCAATTATGATCGATCCAAAATTTCCTGAATTAACTAATGTTCAGGTAGAAAGGCTTAAGAATTACGGTGAAATAGAATTCTATAAAGAGCCAACGGTCGTTTTGGATTTTGGAGACCGGCATTATGATTTTTTTGTGGTGCTTACTGGCGGAATCAGAATTATAGACCCTGATAAAAAAGATGAAAATATTGCCATTCATACCAGACATCAATTCTCAGGTTCAAGTAGTATTCTTTCACACAGAACCGTTGGGGTTTGCGGTGAAACCTTGGCAAATACACAGCTTATAAGAATTAGTCCTGAAAACCTAAAAAGTGCCATTGCCAAATTCAGTGATATTAGCGATGTACTTCTGAATGCATTTTTATTGCGTGAAGACGCGCTGAAAAACAATGTTCAGGGTATTAAGCTCATTGGTTCTGAACACTCCAATGAAACCTACGCTATCCGTGATTTCATGGATAAGAATGATATTTGGTACAATTTCATTGATTCAGATAAGGAAGACGGATTGGTGCAGCTATTGGAGACTTTCAATTTAAAAGAATCTGATCTACCTGTTTTGATTAATAGTCAAAATGAGATTTCTGTTCGTCCATCCATAGATGAAATTGGTACGTGTACCGGTGTTCGGTTGCAATTGGATGATGATGTTTATGATGTTCTGGTGGTAGGTGCAGGTCCCGCTGGATTGGCTGCTAGTGTTTATGCCGCTTCAGAAGGCTTAAAAGTTTTGACCATAGACAGTAATTCCCCTGGCGGTCAAGCCGGTAAAAGTTCTAAAATTGAGAACTATCTTGGGTTTCCTACCGGAATTTCAGGACGTGACCTTGCGAATAATGGCTATATACAGGCACAAAAATTTGGTTGCACCATATCCGTGCCGCATAGGGTAGAGGGCATAGCGCGCAAAGAAGGTTATTACGAAGTTAATTCTAACAACACATCTATATTAAAGGCTAAAACGGTAATTGCCGCAACAGGTGCCGCGTATAGAAGACTGCCTTTAGAAGGTATTGAAAAATTTGAAGGTTCCGGAGTGTACTACAGCGCCACTTCAATGCATGCCAATATGTGTAAAAACAGCGAAATAGGTATTGTGGGCGGTGGCAACTCCGCAGGTCAGGCGGCATTGTTTTTAGCAAGCCATGCGCATAAAGTATATGTAATTATAAGAAACGAGGATATTGGCGCAAAAATGAGCGACTATCTAGTGCAGCGAATTTTCGCATGTGATAATATTGAAGTTTTAACGGGTAGTAATGTCGTTAAGGTTGACGGCGATACGTATTTGGAAAAGGTAGAAATCAAGCAAAGCGATACTTTAGTCCAAAACAACATTAATTACCTGTTTACATTTGTTGGCGCAAAACCGTGTACGGAGTGGTTAGACAATATTATAGATACGGATGCTAAAGGCTTTGTACATACAGGGCTCACTATTTGCGATAATGCTTTAAATGGCGAATCAGTTTTCAAACATAGAAAACCTTACACTTTTGAAACCAGTTTACCAGGACTTTTTGCCGTTGGGGATGTGCGTTCCGGGTCGGTTAAACGTGTAGCTTCGGCAGTAGGTGAGGGGTCTATTGTAGTTAGTGACATCCATAAATTTTTAGCGCTTGAAACCGAAGCAAAAATTATATAGTACTTTTAAGCCCTATGCCACGTACCATAATCGAAAATATTGTAATTCAAGAATACAAAGACCAAACCTTTTTTGAATTTTGTAAGTATACTACCATCCGGTTTTTTGAGATTGTGTATTTTGAAAAGGGTAGCGGCACCATAAAGATTAATGGGAAAACGGTAAACTATTCGGCTAATAGTATTTTTGTTTTTGTGCCAGATGATATTTATATCGTAAACCCAGAATCGGCGACTACAACTGTAGCTATTAAGTTTTTAAAGAGCTTTTTTAGGGGAGATGCACCGCAAAATGCAAATCTTCCTGTGAACGATTGGTTTCGTAAAATTGAAGGGATTCTAAATAGTGAAAGTCATCAATTACGTGAAATGCGTTTTGAAACCGAATCGGACAAAATACATTTACTTTCATTGATAAAAATGGTGGCGGCAGAAAACGATAAAAAGAAATCATATGACCTGTTTATCATTCAAAATTCACTTTCTGTAATTCTTCACCTTATTGCCCGTAACATTCAGTTTTTAAATGCTGATATGAGTGCCAGAATAGTGGAGTCTTCTAAAATTCAGCAAATCATCAACTTTATTCACGCCAATATTTACAATTCGGAATTGCTGACCACCAAAAACTTGGCAGAGGAGTTTCATATGGCGGACAATTACATCAGTGAATATTTTAAAAAGCATACTGATGTTTCGCTAAAAAAGTACATTCTTAACTACAAATTAAAACTCGTAGAAACCCGATTAAAATATACCGATTTACAGTTTTCTGAAATTGCAATGGAATTAGGTTTTACAGATTCTAGTCACCTTAACAAGACCTTCCAAAGTTATAAGGGGATGACTATTGGTGCTTATAAGGCAAGTATTTCCCAATAAATTACCATTTACCTCTTTTTTTACTAAAAGCCCTTTGTTTTTTACTTATCCAAAGCTTGAGTGCCTAGGTAACTTTGTACTGTATTAATAACAGAACAATAATTAACCAAAAACTCAATACTATGGAATACAAGAATTTTCAAACATTTACGGCAGAACAAAAAGGAGGAATTTTAACAGTGACTATCAATTTTGGTCCTGTAAACGTACAA
Above is a window of Maribacter aquivivus DNA encoding:
- a CDS encoding AraC family transcriptional regulator, with translation MPRTIIENIVIQEYKDQTFFEFCKYTTIRFFEIVYFEKGSGTIKINGKTVNYSANSIFVFVPDDIYIVNPESATTTVAIKFLKSFFRGDAPQNANLPVNDWFRKIEGILNSESHQLREMRFETESDKIHLLSLIKMVAAENDKKKSYDLFIIQNSLSVILHLIARNIQFLNADMSARIVESSKIQQIINFIHANIYNSELLTTKNLAEEFHMADNYISEYFKKHTDVSLKKYILNYKLKLVETRLKYTDLQFSEIAMELGFTDSSHLNKTFQSYKGMTIGAYKASISQ